A single genomic interval of uncultured Pseudodesulfovibrio sp. harbors:
- a CDS encoding lysozyme inhibitor LprI family protein, producing MTNGLRISLFLIIVTTCSPVAFAQDSYEKAPTSYSQAAETMTAMVKQIHELYAGKPAFLTKFDASQKAWEEYRRLHIEALYPGGRSSYGSSYNNCAPLESLRLAKERINIINQWITGTIEGDVCGGTVRWVTEEEYVRATGQTLE from the coding sequence ATGACTAACGGCCTGCGAATATCCTTATTTCTCATCATTGTAACAACATGCTCACCAGTTGCATTTGCCCAAGATTCTTACGAAAAAGCACCCACGAGCTACTCACAGGCAGCCGAGACTATGACCGCCATGGTGAAACAAATCCATGAACTCTACGCAGGCAAGCCCGCGTTTTTGACAAAATTCGACGCCTCCCAAAAAGCATGGGAGGAATACCGTAGGCTTCACATTGAGGCTCTCTACCCCGGTGGAAGAAGCAGCTATGGCAGCTCCTACAACAACTGTGCTCCATTGGAGTCGCTGCGTCTGGCAAAAGAGCGAATCAACATAATCAACCAATGGATTACAGGCACCATTGAGGGCGATGTTTGTGGAGGCACTGTCAGGTGGGTAACAGAGGAAGAATACGTGAGGGCCACTGGTCAGACGCTTGAATAG
- a CDS encoding HD-GYP domain-containing protein, producing the protein MNSRVPEYRIQVSQLRPGVFIRLEKTSWFEHPFLFSSFKVKDDEQIALLRKLGIREVICIPEKSDVLPLRPDEKPEAETEPESELSQEAIDHLWEVKKERARRLRAKKQHIAECEERFTLCIKTFNNIIKNMLGGNIASVEDALGFVNRMSGLFLEDRESTLHLMNVMSPSENAYSHPMNVAILSMMVGREAGLSKEEMTALGMGALFHDIGKAQIPKKLLKKRGTLTRPEQEMLNRHAEFGAAIVSQMENFPKAATRVVAQHHERMDGSGFPLGLKGDSINRLAHIVAIADTYDNHCNQPEPTDSLTPYLALSYMFGQQKQFFNVELLALFIRCLGVYPPGTVVELSNGSIGMVMSVNPKNQLNPSVVLYDEDVPKKEALIVDLADEPDLRVEKSIRLSRLPQEILEYLSPRAKITYFIE; encoded by the coding sequence ATGAATTCCCGCGTACCCGAATACCGCATCCAGGTGAGCCAGCTCCGGCCCGGAGTTTTCATCCGACTGGAAAAAACCAGTTGGTTCGAGCACCCATTCCTTTTCAGCAGCTTCAAGGTCAAGGACGACGAACAAATCGCCCTGCTTCGCAAGCTGGGTATCCGCGAAGTCATTTGTATTCCGGAGAAAAGCGATGTCCTGCCGCTTCGTCCCGACGAAAAACCGGAAGCCGAGACGGAACCAGAATCCGAACTCAGCCAGGAAGCCATCGATCACCTGTGGGAAGTCAAAAAGGAACGGGCTCGCCGCCTGCGCGCCAAAAAGCAGCACATTGCGGAATGCGAGGAACGTTTCACCCTCTGCATCAAGACATTCAACAACATCATAAAAAACATGCTGGGCGGCAATATCGCCTCGGTCGAGGACGCGCTCGGATTCGTGAATCGGATGTCCGGCCTTTTTCTGGAAGACCGCGAATCCACCCTGCACCTGATGAACGTCATGTCCCCCTCGGAAAATGCCTATTCGCATCCCATGAACGTGGCCATCCTGTCCATGATGGTCGGCAGGGAAGCCGGACTTTCAAAAGAGGAAATGACCGCTCTCGGCATGGGCGCGCTTTTCCACGACATCGGCAAGGCACAGATTCCCAAAAAACTCCTGAAGAAACGGGGCACCCTGACGCGGCCCGAGCAGGAGATGCTGAACAGGCATGCTGAATTCGGCGCAGCCATTGTCTCGCAGATGGAAAATTTCCCCAAGGCCGCGACCCGTGTTGTGGCCCAGCACCACGAACGCATGGACGGTTCCGGATTTCCCCTCGGGCTCAAGGGTGATTCCATCAACCGCCTCGCGCACATCGTGGCCATTGCCGACACCTATGACAATCACTGCAACCAGCCGGAACCAACGGATTCGCTGACACCTTATCTGGCGCTGTCCTACATGTTCGGCCAGCAGAAACAGTTTTTCAACGTCGAGCTGTTGGCCCTGTTCATCCGTTGTCTCGGCGTATACCCCCCGGGCACGGTGGTGGAGCTGTCCAACGGTTCCATCGGAATGGTGATGTCGGTAAACCCGAAAAACCAGCTCAATCCGAGTGTCGTGTTGTATGATGAGGATGTTCCCAAGAAGGAAGCGCTCATCGTGGATCTGGCAGACGAACCCGACCTGCGGGTAGAAAAATCCATACGCCTCAGCCGCCTGCCGCAGGAAATTCTGGAGTACCTCTCTCCAAGAGCCAAAATCACGTATTTCATCGAGTAA
- a CDS encoding aryl-sulfate sulfotransferase, whose translation MTRLIGFVWVLLMALPAIAGEYTVTHLDMAKVFAGTTLLADMSDPKNPKVVEIDFEGNILWEFRPPRNMRGAVLDAAMLDNGNILITVHPSGIYEISRSKKVVWAHRDPEASHDADRLPNGNTLYNLGWRKKGEDVVREVDRSGKLVWSWKGLSYDREPFASIDSEGWMHVNSVTRLENGNTLVSMRNFNTVAEVDPDGHVVRDWTFRGKDKRTNVQTSGKIKGERNHEPEILANGHMLVALRRPNRFVEFDLATQDIVWSWSHPGGEKELRTNREANRLPNGNTLGSAGNKLIEVAPDGTIVWQIVAPAGTRNHRKFHKAIRIGLDGKAYGG comes from the coding sequence ATGACTCGTTTGATCGGTTTTGTTTGGGTTTTGCTGATGGCTTTGCCCGCAATTGCAGGTGAATATACTGTTACACATTTGGACATGGCCAAGGTCTTTGCCGGGACAACCCTGTTGGCGGATATGTCCGATCCCAAGAATCCCAAGGTGGTCGAAATCGATTTCGAGGGGAATATATTGTGGGAGTTCAGACCGCCTCGCAACATGCGTGGTGCAGTTTTGGATGCTGCCATGCTGGATAACGGCAACATACTGATTACTGTCCACCCTTCGGGCATTTATGAGATTAGTCGAAGCAAAAAAGTCGTATGGGCGCACAGGGATCCGGAAGCGTCTCACGATGCTGACCGTCTGCCCAATGGAAATACTCTCTATAACCTTGGTTGGCGTAAAAAGGGTGAAGATGTTGTACGGGAGGTTGACCGGTCCGGCAAACTCGTATGGTCATGGAAAGGGCTTTCTTACGATAGAGAACCATTCGCAAGTATTGATTCTGAAGGTTGGATGCATGTGAATTCCGTTACCCGTCTTGAAAACGGTAATACGTTGGTCAGTATGCGAAATTTCAATACCGTCGCGGAAGTCGATCCTGATGGCCATGTGGTTCGCGACTGGACATTCAGGGGAAAAGACAAGCGAACGAATGTGCAGACATCGGGAAAGATCAAGGGGGAGCGAAATCACGAGCCGGAGATTCTGGCCAACGGGCATATGCTTGTAGCACTCCGAAGGCCCAATCGATTTGTCGAATTCGATCTTGCCACTCAAGATATCGTGTGGAGCTGGTCTCATCCCGGTGGAGAGAAGGAGTTGCGAACCAATCGCGAGGCCAATCGCCTGCCCAATGGCAACACGCTTGGATCGGCTGGCAACAAACTTATTGAAGTCGCCCCGGATGGAACAATCGTGTGGCAGATCGTTGCTCCTGCCGGAACCAGGAATCATCGCAAATTTCACAAGGCCATTCGTATCGGTCTCGATGGAAAAGCCTACGGAGGGTAA
- a CDS encoding DUF2721 domain-containing protein, protein MQISVTTPALLFPAISLFMLAFTNRFLSLGGRVRSLHDQYRREKHETIIQQIENLRIRIHLTRRMQGYGVLSMLSCIFSMICIFQEWHMAGRIFFGASLLFLIASLILSFLEIRISVRALDILLADMEDK, encoded by the coding sequence ATGCAGATTTCCGTCACCACTCCGGCCCTGTTGTTCCCGGCCATATCCCTTTTCATGCTCGCATTCACCAACCGGTTTCTTTCTCTGGGCGGACGGGTACGTAGCCTGCACGACCAGTATCGCCGGGAAAAACACGAGACCATCATACAGCAGATAGAAAACTTGCGAATCCGCATTCACCTGACGCGACGCATGCAGGGCTACGGCGTTCTCTCCATGCTCTCCTGCATCTTCTCAATGATCTGCATCTTTCAGGAATGGCACATGGCTGGCCGCATATTCTTCGGGGCGAGCTTGCTCTTTCTGATAGCCTCGCTCATTCTCTCATTTCTGGAGATACGCATTTCAGTACGTGCGCTCGACATTCTGCTCGCTGACATGGAAGATAAATAG